CGTTGAACTGGGTCAAATTGGTGATGAAAATATTGAAATCCTCAATGGTCTTAACGAAGGAGACAAGATTGTTACGTCAGCCCAGTTCCTGATTGATTCTCAATCGAGCATTACTTCTGACTTTATGCGTATGGCGCCAGTTGCTGAGGCTAAATCAGTTTGGATTGAAGGAAAAATTCAAAGCGTGAACTACCAAAGTCGAGTGGTGAATATCGATCATCAACCCGTACCCAAGTGGGAATGGCCTGAAATGGTGATGGATTTTTCAGTGGCTGATAGTGTCGATGTTGACGAATTAAACCCTGGACAGACTTTGCATTTTGAAGCCACTAAACAAGATGATGGCAGCGTATTACTGACAGGCATTCACATTATGTCCGAAGGAAGTACGACCGATAATACACTGCCTACAGCAACAGTGGGCGGTGTGATAAACACCATCACCCCTGACACCCGAGTGCTTAATATTTCTCGCGACGCCATTGAAAAATGGGACCGTCCCGCAACAACGATGGACTTTGTTGCAGCTGAGCACATTGATTTAAGCCAGCTTATGACAGGAATGAAGGTGACTTTCACCTTTGAAGTGGGTGACGAATTTGTGGTGACTGATATCAAACCTGCAGGTGAGATGTCGATGAATATGCACTCAGGCCACTAAGGAGCGTTCACAATGATCCAAGCAATAATTCGCTGGTCAGTATACAACCGTTTTTTTGTGGTACTGCTGACACTAATGCTAGTGGGGGCTGGGCTATTTACCCTTAAAAACACGCCTGTCGACGCTATTCCGGATTTGTCTGATGTACAAGTCATTGTTAAAACACCTTATCCAGGACAGGCACCACAAGTGGTGCAAGATCAGGTGACATTTCCGCTGACCACGGCAATGCTCTCTGTGCCGGGCGCAAAAACCGTACGTGGTTATTCCTTCTTTGGGGATTCCTATGTGTACGTTATTTTTGACGATAAAACGGATCTTTACTGGGCGCGCAGTCGTGTACTCGAGTATCTAAGTCAAGTCGCACCACAATTACCTGATGCGGCAAAACCGCAATTGGGTCCTGATGCCACCGGGGTGGGTTGGGTGTATCTTTATGCATTAGTCGATAAAACCGGTAAACACGATATTAGCCAACTACGCAGCCTACAAGATTGGTTTTTAAAGTTTGAGTTGCAATCGGTTGCTGGCGTGTCAGAAGTCGCGCCGATTGGCGGTATGGTGAAACAGTATCAAGTACAGGTTGATCCCAACAAATTGCGCGCTTACGGTATTCCGCTTACGCATGTACAGCAGGCGCTGCAACGCGGTAACCAAGAATCGGGCGCTTCCGTGATTGAGATGGCTGAAGCCGAATATATGGTGACAAGTACGGGATATATTCAAAGCGTTAAAGATATTGAGGCCATACCACTTGGGCAAGCTGTCAAAGGCACGCCATTAACGATAGCAGATGTTGCGTCTGTCAATATTGGACCGCAAATGCGGCGAGGCATTGCCGAGCTTAACGGCGAAGGAGAAGTTGTGGGCGGCGTTGTGGTCATGCGCTTTGGAGAAAACGCGCAAAAAACCATAGATGGGGTGAAGCGAAAGCTGGCCGAGCTACAACAAGGCTTACCGGAAGGCGTGGAAGTGGTAACGGTTTACGATCGCTCCGAGCTTATCACCAAAGCCATTGATAATCTTTGGTCTAAGTTACTTGAAGAGCTAGTGGTGGTGGCCTTAGTGTGTGTGGTGTTCTTATTTCATATTCGCTCTTCCGTGGTTGCCGTGATCACTTTGCCACTTGGCATTCTGGTGGCTTTTATCGTGATGTATTTTCAAGGGGTGAACGCAAATATCATGTCCCTTGGTGGTATAGCCATTGCTATCGGGGCGATGACCGACGGTGCAATCGTGATGATTGAAAACATGCACAAACACATGGAAAAAACGCCACTCAATGATGAAAACCGCTGGGAAATCGTCGCGAAGTCGGCTTCTGAAGTAGGCCCTGCGCTGTTCTTTAGTTTGTTAATTATTACCGTAAGCTTCTTACCTGTGTTTATTCTTGAGGCGCAAGAAGGGCGTATGTTTGCTCCTCTGGCATACACTAAAACGTATGCGATGGCCGCATCTGCGGGGCTTGCCATTACGCTTATTCCTGTGCTGATGGGATACTTTATTCGCGGTAAAGTTGTGCCCGAACATAAAAACCCAATTAATCGTTTGTTGGTTGGCGCGTATACGCCGCTATTAAAGCAAGTATTACGCTTTCCCAAGTTGACGTTACTGGCCGCTGCAGCTATTACTGTCGTTGGCTTTTATCCAATGGATAAAATCGGCAGCGAGTTTATCCCGCCTTTGGATGAAGGGGATTTAATGTATATGCCGACTACATATCCAAGTATTTCGATTGGTAAAGCCAGAGAAATCTTACAGCAAACCGACAAGTTGATAGCGACGGTGCCTGAGGTAAAAAATGTCTTTGGTAAAATCGGTCGCGCGGAAACCGCAACCGATCCTGCCCCGTTGACGATGATTGAGACCTTTATTCAATTAAAACCTAAAGATCAGTGGCGTGAGGGAATGACCACTGAAAAGCTCAAAGCAGAACTCGATAAGCTAGTGCAGTTTCCGGGCCTAACCAATGCTTGGGTGATGCCCATCAAAACGCGTATTGATATGCTCGCGACGGGGATTAAAACGCCTGTCGGGATTAAAGTCGCAGGTCCAGATTTAGATACTATCCAAAAGATTGGTCAAGATCTTGAACGTATTCTGAGCAAGGTAGAGGGTACAGCGTCGGTCTATTCAGAGCGAGTAGCTGGGGGGCGCTATATTAAGGTCGATATTCAACGTGATAAAGCCGCGCGATTTGGGCTCAATATTGCTGATGTACAGCAAGTGGTCGCAACTGCAATTGGTGGAATGGATGTCACGCAAACCATTGAAGGACAAGAGCGCTATCCGGTTAGCTTGCGTTACCCGCAAGACTTACGCGATTCTCCCGAAGCGCTGCGGAAGCTTCCTATAGTCACCGCCGAGGGATTAAATATTGCCCTAGGTGATGTGGCAACTATCTATATTGAAAACGGGCCACCGGGCATTAAAAGCGAGAACGCTCGCATTAATGGTTGGACGTTTATCGATTTAGACGGTGTTGATGTTGGCAGCTATGTGGCAGCAGCTAAACAAGTGCTGAGTGAGCAGCTGGAGTTACCTGCTGGTTATTCCATCAGTTGGGCTGGTCAATACGAGTATATGGAGCGTGCTAAAGCTAAATTGACTTATGTGGTGCCGCTCACGCTTGGGATCATTATCGTTTTACTCTATTTGAACTTTAGAAGTTTTAGCGAAGTGGCAATCATCATGGCGACGTT
The sequence above is a segment of the Pseudoalteromonas piscicida genome. Coding sequences within it:
- a CDS encoding efflux RND transporter permease subunit, yielding MIQAIIRWSVYNRFFVVLLTLMLVGAGLFTLKNTPVDAIPDLSDVQVIVKTPYPGQAPQVVQDQVTFPLTTAMLSVPGAKTVRGYSFFGDSYVYVIFDDKTDLYWARSRVLEYLSQVAPQLPDAAKPQLGPDATGVGWVYLYALVDKTGKHDISQLRSLQDWFLKFELQSVAGVSEVAPIGGMVKQYQVQVDPNKLRAYGIPLTHVQQALQRGNQESGASVIEMAEAEYMVTSTGYIQSVKDIEAIPLGQAVKGTPLTIADVASVNIGPQMRRGIAELNGEGEVVGGVVVMRFGENAQKTIDGVKRKLAELQQGLPEGVEVVTVYDRSELITKAIDNLWSKLLEELVVVALVCVVFLFHIRSSVVAVITLPLGILVAFIVMYFQGVNANIMSLGGIAIAIGAMTDGAIVMIENMHKHMEKTPLNDENRWEIVAKSASEVGPALFFSLLIITVSFLPVFILEAQEGRMFAPLAYTKTYAMAASAGLAITLIPVLMGYFIRGKVVPEHKNPINRLLVGAYTPLLKQVLRFPKLTLLAAAAITVVGFYPMDKIGSEFIPPLDEGDLMYMPTTYPSISIGKAREILQQTDKLIATVPEVKNVFGKIGRAETATDPAPLTMIETFIQLKPKDQWREGMTTEKLKAELDKLVQFPGLTNAWVMPIKTRIDMLATGIKTPVGIKVAGPDLDTIQKIGQDLERILSKVEGTASVYSERVAGGRYIKVDIQRDKAARFGLNIADVQQVVATAIGGMDVTQTIEGQERYPVSLRYPQDLRDSPEALRKLPIVTAEGLNIALGDVATIYIENGPPGIKSENARINGWTFIDLDGVDVGSYVAAAKQVLSEQLELPAGYSISWAGQYEYMERAKAKLTYVVPLTLGIIIVLLYLNFRSFSEVAIIMATLPMAMIGGLWLLYLEGFNFSVAVGVGFIALAGVAVEIGVIMLVYLNQAISELKDKPHALTVEAINNAILEGAGKRIRPVMMTVATIIIGLLPILYGSGTGSEVMSRIAAPMVGGMASALLLTLVVLPVVYMLMIRWREKVN